In Vibrio alginolyticus NBRC 15630 = ATCC 17749, the sequence CGAATAACGGTCCTCTCGACGATAGCTACTTAGCCTCGATAAAACGAACTTTCGATTATGCACTAAGCCAATACCCTAGAACGTTGTTAATGCGATTTGACTTGCACTACCCCGATGGTTATTCAAATGCCAATGTCACAGGTAAACAGATCACTAAGTTCCGAGAGTCCTTTAAAGCGATTATGTGTGCTTACTTAAAACGTAAAAGCCATAACCGCCACTCCGATCCTCGATTTATCTGGTGCAGAGAGATCGTCACTTCAGCGTATCCTCACTATCACGTAGCTGTATTGTTGAATGGTGATGTTTTTAAAGGAGTGGGACCTTACGATGACATTAAGGGCGAGTACATTTCGGGGATGATTGCTAAGGCCTGGGCAAGTGCAACCGGCCTTTCGGTCGAGCAGGCAAGCCGTGCGATTTATTTCCCCAACAACGGTACGTATGAAATCAACAGACGAGACAATACAGAGACCTTTTACAATCAATACAACCAAGCCTTTTACCGTGTCAGCTATTTGGCAAAACTAGAAAGCAAGCTTTTTGGAAACAGAGGAAGAAACTTCGATAGTAGTCGTCATTAGCAAGGCAAAAAAGAAAGGCCCCTGCGGCCTTTCTATAATCTAATCTGTCGTATAGCGGAACTCACCTTCACTGGAAAAGATTTTTATCTCTAAGACTCTACAGCGCGTTGTGGTGACGTATCCGGTTGAATCCCCGTACTTCAGGTCCACTTCAGGATAACGATGCCATACGACCCCATTCGCCTTGCTATCGCTAGATGGCTTTTTGTAGTCGGGATTGCTCAGATTATTGAGTAAGTCATCGGATTGGCTATATTTATTCTTGTTTACAGTCATCTTGGGCATCTCTGGCCAAGCAACCTCACAATTGCCTCGGTTTACTTCAATGCCGAAGATGGTAGAGAAGTCAAAAAGAGACGTCACAAAGATTTTCGTTTTCGTTCCCCATTGAGTATTGATGTCTTTATATTCCACTTTGTAGCCTTAAGCTGACGCATTAAAGGCTAATAACATTGACAGTGCTGCTGTAAGCACAATTGGTTTCATGAGAAGTATCCTTTGAACAGTTATTCAATGAGTTGATATTAAAAGGTGGTTGCGACAACTTATGTCGAAGAGAGGTTGGCTTTGAGAGACGTAACAGTGGAGACGCTATCTACCAGCCAAAGATATAACGTAGACTACCTAAGCATGCCCCTAGTGCGCCGCCAATGATTTTGCCCAGGTGTTTGCCTGTAGCGCCAAACACACTTCCTATTTCTTCGCCGTATTGAGCACCTTGAGTCGTCGTGTCGAAGATTGCCTCCCACAAACTAAGACTGTTTTTTTTGTTGTAATCACTGGCATCGTTGTCTTTCCAATTCTCATGTCGAGGGGAAAGCGTGCGATTCGCCAGTAAGAGCCGTTTATTTTTTGGTAAACGCTCAACAATCAAATACAGCAACTTGGAAAGGTTATAGGGCCGTTGCTTGACCAATCCATCACTGTGCCCCGCAACGTAGTAGACGGGCTTTAGATAAACCCCTGTTGCGCGTAATACGCGTCGATGAACCGAGCGCACCATGGTTTCAAGATAAGTTTTAGACACGGGTGTCGGTGTATTGCTTTCGTAGTCCCAGGATTGATTTCCTTTTAACGCATTATCGGCTTGATTAATGGCGATGATTAAACGGTGCTGTGCTTCTTCGCCTAATGCTGGAATAAGCACATCATTAATCAAGGTGATAGGTGTACCTAAATCGCGTGAGCCACCATCAAGAATCACAAGTACCAAGTCAATCACGAAACGGTTCTGCTCATCTCTGGCTCTCAGCGCATGTTTCAATAAGCGAGCATGGCGTTTGTCTTCTTCTAGGCCATCCCCCAGACCAGGACTATCCCAAAGAATAAGATTGTTCAGACGATATTGCGTAACACCCTGAGTGTGCGGTTCACACCCAATGCCCACTTCTGCAACGCCCATGTCAAAGAGAGCGTTAATCGTTGAACTTTTTCCTGCTCCGGTGGCTCCTGTAATGAGGATGTTGAGCTCGGTGGCTCTCATTTGTTTGAGGTTATCGAGTAACTTGGTGCGAGTACGCTCATTGAGGGATGCCTGGCGTATCTCGCTTTCAAGCGTAGTGAAAAGATCGTGCTGTTCGGACATAAGCGCTCCTTAGTTAGCGTCCGGAAAAATTACAACTAGCTACCTCCTTATGACGAACAAATCATGAGGACAGAAAAATGAGACTAATTCGACTAAAAGAAGTGCTGGATAATACAGGTTTGAGCCGTGCGTATATGTACAAACTCATGGCAGAGGGTAAGTTCCCTAAATCGGTATCACTGGGCTTTCGCAGCGTGGCTTGGGTAGAAAGCGAAGTACAAGACTGGATATTAGAAAGAGTGGCAGAACGAGATGAGCGATTGGGTTTGCCAATGCTAGAACAAGAGGCAGTGGCTTAAGCAATTTTTGTGGTGCATTCCTCTTTTGTAATGCTCCAGACCTCATCACCAAACCCGCGTAACCATCGATCGAGCTGAAGTGAGTCAATCACCGTTGCCGTCACTTGATATCCACCATCAATTAATTCCACGTGCTGATCGATCGACAGCGGCGTTTCGAGTAAGTGATAACCGCTTTCTCTGCCAATACAAAACGACAGTCGTATTTCCTCCCCTTCACCAAAGTAAAAACGCCCATCTAAATCATACCGTTCCAAGTCAAAATCACTTGGATAAGCAAAATCAAACGTAGAGATGCTTGCTTTATGGATACGATGCAATGCCAAAGAACGTTCGTTGGTGTGACCGCGAAAACGGCACACGAGATAAAGACGGCTTCCTTGTTGCGCTAACCCCAATGGCATCACCTCTTTGCTTTTCTGCTCTAGATTGGCATTGGTATAACAAAGGGACAAATAACGATTGTGGAAGAGAGCGTAACTGACCTTCTCAAAAATCTCATTGTCGATGTGGGGAGGAAGCAACGGTACGCCCTCACTAACAAAGCGCACTTTCTTTAGCCATTGACGCTCTTTCACATTGCTGGTGGTGGGAAATAGGTGTTGCTTGGCGTCATTGAAAACCGTGTCGAGAGTTTTCATCAAGTTCACAGGGAGAAGATAACGCAGATAATTTTCCGCCAAGCTCAATAAAACCGCCTCTTGTGGACCGTGTGAGAGCAAATGGCGCGAGCGACGACTATAGCCAAAAGGCTTGTCGCGCATATCCACGTCGACATCATCAAAGAACTGAGCGATATCGGTAAGATTGCGCTGAATGGTTCGCTCTGAACGCACAATGCCCACTTCACTCAGTTGCTGCTGGATCTCTTTGGCTGTGATTTTGCGACTGTTTGGAATGCGCTTATAAATCTCAAGAACCAGCTGGATGTAATGCTGAGAGCGATTAAGCTTAGTATCGTTCATAGATGGCTTTATTTTTAAGCGCACGAGCCCTCACCCATACAAGAGACGAGTAAAGACAATGAGCTAACGAATTGATTAAAGAGAGTTTACGAGGCGCTGCGTTGACTTATGTCGCAGCAGTTTTGCAAGGAAATAAAGAAAGCAGCGGACACGGCAAAGCGCCGTGTCCACTTACCATCATTAACGGTGACGGTTCACCAAGCTTTGAATGGCATCGTCACTATAGCCACGACTTTTAAGCTCCTGGCGAGCAGCCCCAATGGCCCATGTACCGCCTGAACGATTGGCAATAGTGCGCGCTAACTGATCATCACTCTTACGAGCAGCATCCGCTTGCGCTTCTTTCATATCACCGTACGTATCAGAAGCCATCTTCGCTCCCGCTTGTGCGCCTGCTTTAGCAAGCTTTCCAACGTTGTCCCATAATCCCATTAGGTTATCCTTCTTATTAAGTGGTCAATTCCCATGCATAGTACGAACTGGTGCGTTAACTTATGTCGTACCGGATAAGGTTTGTCTTAAAAATGAGCGAGCTAGCCAGTATCCTGAAACCTCAACAGAGGGGCCTCTCATGCAAGACACTCAACACCAAGAACATTACAGTGAGCAATCCTTTTGGGATACGCTCAAACGCTACGCCAAGAAAGCTGGTCGTGAGGTAATTGAAACGGCCTTGATCCTTTACTACTGTGCGAAAGACAGCGATACGCCACGTTGGGCGAAAACCGCAATACTGAGTGCGCTGGGTTACTTTGTCTTACCTATTGATGCCATACCCGATGTATTGGTAGGGGTTGGCTATAGTGATGACATTGGTGTGTTGATGGCGGCTTTGACTTCGGTAGGGGCGCATGTAAAACAAGAACATAAGCAAGAAGCAAAGCAACAACTGGAAGTCTGGCTAGATTGATAAAAAGTTAATGAGAAATCTGAATGTCGTCGTAACACTCCCATTCGACGTACTGAAGAAAGTTTTGCTCCCACATTTGATACAGCTCATCGATACCTGGAGAGCGAATGCTTTGCCATCCCGTGGCGACGGTAAAAGCGACTTGATTGCCAAAGTCAAAATCAATGCATCGCTCTAGCTCCGGATAATAGTTCCCCATATACGCAAAATCGGTAATGTAGAGAATATCAATCGTTTTACCATTCACAATGTTGAGGCCAATTTCAACCGGATGGTATCCCCCTTCTTCCGCGCTATAGCTTTTGTCTCGAAAATGGATAGAAAGGGCATAGCTGGTGGACTGTGTTGATTCCATCGAGGCATGACAATGTTGGTTTAATAACGTCAGAAGCTTATTAGAAACAGGCAGCACTGACGGCGTAAAATTCAGTATAGACATGGCTAGATCTCCTAAAAGTGGCCGAAGTTAAAATGTGATCATGAGTGGTGTTCATCGAAGGTTTGAATCATCGATAACTGAATGTCATCAAAGAGGGACTGAGTAAGGTGTCGAGAGAGCGCGTTCAGCCAAGTATCTAACAGCGCTTTCACTTGCGGGTGTGCGAGACTTGCTGCACCGCTATCTGGTTGATAACACCAAAGATTGAAGAGATGAAAGTAGAGTTCAGGCTCCATCTCACTCGGTTTATTTTCCGAATAAGAAAAACTCGCTAAACAGACGACCTGCCAATCTTCACTGGCCGATGTTCGACGAAATTGAATTTCAATGGGATGAAGCCCCTGCCCCGTCTGGTAATAGCGTTTTTGTCGACAGTTCAGGACCATACGTTGAGCTTGTGGAGGAATCGAATAACGTTGGACTACCAAAAGCAATGCTCGATGAAAGCCATCCAACAGTTCCAGTTCACCCGATGTTTTCTGGATCATAGTAGCCCCCTTTCTGCAAAAGAGATGGCGCTATCACCAACCACGATATGATCAAGAACTCGAATGTCCACCAGCGCCAAAGCCTCTTTAAGCCTTTGCGTAATTTATTTATCGGCTTGGGAAGGAGTGGCATCGCCAGAAGGGTGATTGTGAGCAAAGATGAGCGCGGCGGCATTGACTTTTAAAGCCGCTTTGAGGACTTCTCGGGGATAAACACTTGCTGAATCAATTGTGCCAAAGAACAGCTCTTCAAAGGCAATAAGGCGATGCTGATTATCTAAAAACATCACCGCAAACACCTCTCTTTCATGGTGTTTTAACTTGCAAGATAAATAGGTTTTTGTTGCTTCGGGATTGCAATATTGTTCGCCTCGGAGAGCCCGTGTGGCAAGGATTTCAGCGGCCGCGTCGAGCACCTTATCTGCTGTAACAGGACCATCAAAATAGTAGTTATTTTCGCGCATAAAAAGCTCCTAAAAATGAAACCGTTGAGGTATGCACGAAGATGATATCTATCTGAAATTGTTTTGATTGCTATGGGTCAAATCATGGTACTTTTATCACTAGTATTCTCAAAGTATTTATTGATGTCGTTAAATAGGTCTGATCTTTATGGGTAAGTTGAGTATTCCAAGTCGTAATGTAAACCAATTTGTGTATGACTTTTCTCGTTATAATTACAGTAATGACAAGGAGGAGACGACTACAATTGAACGCGTAAAAAGGATTACTCAAAATGATCGTTCTGATGATGGAATAAAAGAAATTCAGTTAGAGCTTCTTTGGAATGAACTAACCAAAGAAAAGCGCCAAAAGCCCGCAAGACCTACCCAAAGAACTAACAATAACGACAAGCACAAAAATAAAAGTGAGCAGAAAAAGGAACACAGAGCTCAAAGGAAGAAAGATGCCGATGCCAGAAAGCTGCAAAAAAAGGCCAACAACCTAGATAGATCCACTTCACGCACACCGAAAACATTCCAGAGAAAGCCTGAGTCGGCTCAAAAGAGCATGAATAGTTGGTCCAATGCACCATCTTGGAGTGAAGTAAAAAAGCGTTCACCGCAGAATCTAGATCCCACGGTTAAAACGAGCCCTATCGACAAGCTTCCTAATGGTCCGGAAAATCGATTAAAACAAAGTATTTCTCTATTAAGCGTTACCGACAAACTACTTTCTGAGCTTCAGGCAGAACTCGCCATCTATCAGTTGCAATGCGTTTGGAACTGGTCAGATGGAAGTCGGAAATTGGTTTTACGACAAACAGGTACCTCTTTGCCTTATGAGACGATTCAAGGTAAGGATGACAAAGAAAAATTAGAGATACTAAAACGGGCATATAGGCTTTTCACTTTCAAGAGCAACTATACTGGTGAGCAAGAACAAAGGGTCTCTCTGGAGAAACTCGTTAACTTTATGTGGTCTACTCAAATACTGAGATATTCGAGAGACAAGAAGGTATCTCTTCCAAAGAGCATTAAGAAAAAATCTTTTGCATTCACCTCAACAACTTCGCTGCTGCATAAACAACTAAGCTGGAAAAACCTTTCAGCCTTAGAAAAAGCAAATCTGATAATTATGATTCGTTCAAGGATCGGTTTTGCTAAAACAAAAGAACCTCTAGAGGCTGCGTTAGTGCAACCTGACATCTATGAGCAGTTGTTAAAAGAGCGCCCCGAGCTCGCTCCATCGCTTTTATCTTCAGACAATCAAAGTCAATCAGATAAAACGGCAAAGCCAACGAAAGAAACCAGCTCAAGTACAGCCAACCAACAAACCTCTAATGTTGGAGATCCCAATAACGCATTGAGTACCGACGATGAGTTACAATCGAAAGCTCCCTATGGTCCTCATGGACAAGCGAAATCGTTAGAGTTACCCAGTAATACAGTCCTCAAAACCAGTGATTCATCAATAGATAAAACGTCGGTAAAAGCAAACGCCGAAATCAACGCAACAAAAACAGTTCAGAGCACATTTCGTTGGCCCTCTACAATTGCAAACGAAGCAGATGGTTCGCTGCCTGAAAGTCAGTGGCCTCAAATGGGGATGCTCAAAGCAGTGGGATACACAGTAGGTGTATCTGGTTTGGCAGTCTCTTCTCGACTCAAGTTGCTAAAAAACATTTATTGTGAAGAGTTACCATACGTCGACTCAAAGGCATATGTCGCTGAGTGGGGCTCCCCAGAAACGGCTACACGATTAAAAAAAATGGCAGAAACACTGGCTGCTCTTGCAAGAAATGCAAAGCGCAAGAGTGCAAACATGGAAGTGGCGATTCGAGATTGGGAGCATGATCTAACTTGGCTTAAAGATCAATACTACTTGAAGCACAAATATAGCTGGGTCTGGCCAACTTCAACAAATCAAGATGAGAAACCTCACGTCAAAATTATCAAAAAGGAACCTGTTAAGCTCTATCGTTCTTCCCGAGAGTTTTTAACTGAACAGTACACGAATAAAGCGGGTGAGCTTTGCTGTCAGGTCTGCCAGTCGGCCCTGCCTTTTAAACTAACTAACGGTGAGTATTTTTGGGAAGAAACATCTATTTCAAAACAACTGGACTCATCACCCTTCTCTGATTTAGTGCTCTGCCCGAACCATAGGGCGATGTATGAGCACGCGAATGAGAGCGAAGCACAGTTGATCGAACAAATAACAGCAGGGAAAGTAAAAGAGCTCTCATTGAAGCTGGCAGGGAAATCAGAAAAGCTTTTCATAACCAGTGATCACTTAAAACAATTACTGCCTGCTGTAATAAAACTCCAATCAGAGGTTTCTCCATATTCTCAGGTTAGCAAAGGGCTAATGAATGTCAGAAATCTGTACCTATATGAAAGTGATGGGTATTGGCACTTAACGTCTAAGAAACGCGCAATTTTGATATCGCGACCGTCAAAAAATGAAGTAATTGAATGGCTAGAAGGCTTTGATAAATTACGAAACTTCTCTCAACCCTCAAATGTCAAAGAGCAAGAGCCACCTGCAAAAAAGATAAAGGTTAAACCTCTAGCTAAGGGGCCTTCAGCGATACGCTTTGGTACAACAAAAAAGGTTACGCAAACCAGTTCCTATAAAACGGGCTATAAACTTTGTTCCGTCTGCAATGGAGATGGTGGTGTCAATGGAGGCTGTTGGAAATGCGAAGGATCTGGCTGGATGTAAAATAGACATCTACCTGCATATGGGCAGAACAAGCAAAATTTCTTCGTTGAACAAAAACGATAGAACTCATATTGTTTTTCAGGGGAGGGGGTAGTGGAAGCATTCAACCTTAATGCAGCTAAACCACAGGACAAACGAGGAAACTTCAAGTTTGAACGGCTTACTACTGATATCGAAAGCGCCTACTACCTACTAGTAGACCTGTAGTGTTATTGCACAACTTCCTTTGATTTCTGAGGATTATCAGTACAGTTTTCCTAGTAAACCGACTCTCAACCCCAATTCACCTTTTTTGTAATTGGCAAAAAACAAGATAGAAAAACTAGCTTAAGCCGAGGTCCAGCAAGTTCTATGGTCCTTCTAAAATCCACAAGGATAAATAAACTATAGCGGTCCAGATTACTGGCAGAACTCGGTCGGTAAATCACTTAAGGAAATTGAGGCGGAATCCATTTAATGGTATCAGACGCATAAATCATTAGAAACAAGCAAGGGAAGCCAACGCAATATCCTATAGAGATCATTGTCCCCTTCCCTATTTTCCCCTATCCTCTGCCCACAAAACTCCCTCGCGTGTGATGCACACACAACAAGCAACACCACCACATCACATGAACAAAGGGAAAGCATTTTTAAATGAATTTTTCAGGAAAAACTATAATGACAAGTTTAGAACAGCGTAGAGAACTTCAACGCCAGATATGGGCAATTGCCAACGATGTACGCGGCTCTGTCGATGGGTGGGATTTCAAACAATACGTACTCGGCACCTTGTTCTACCGTTTCATTAGCGAAAACTTTGTTGATTATATTACCGGTGGCGACGATAGCATCGACTACGCAGCAATGAACGATAACGATGAAAACATCCTTGCCGCTCAAGATGATGCGATTCGTACCAAGGGCTACTTTATTTTTCCAAGCCAATTGTTTAGTAACGTTGCCGCCAATGCGCACAAGAACGAAAATTTAAACACTGACCTAGCTGCCATTTTTGCGGCAATTGAAAACTCAGCGAATGGCTACGATTCAGAAAAAGACATCAAAGGCTTGTTTGCTGATTTTGACACCACCAGCAACCGCCTTGGTAACACTGTAGAAGCCAAGAACAAACGACTATCTGCCGTACTAAAACGAGTTTCAGCGCTCAACTTCGGCAGCTTCGAAGACAATCAAATCGATCTGTTTGGTGATGCTTACGAGTTCTTAATTTCCAACTACGCGGCCAATGCAGGTAAATCCGGTGGTGAGTTCTTCACGCCTCAAAACGTTTCAAAACTGATCGCTCAGCTCGCAATGCATGGCCAAAACAGAGTGAACAAAATATACGACCCCGCTTGTGGCTCTGGTTCACTATTGCTACAGGCCAAAAAGCACTTTGATAACCATATCATCGAAGAAGGCTTCTTTGGTCAAGAGCTCAATCACACCACCTACAACTTGGCACGTATGAACATGTTTTTGCACAACATCAACTACGACAAGTTTGATATCCAACTGGGTGATACCTTAATCGAGCCACATTTTCTCGATGATAAACCATTCGATGCTATCGTCTCTAACCCACCTTACTCTGTGAAATGGCGTGGCAGT encodes:
- a CDS encoding helix-turn-helix transcriptional regulator, translated to MNDTKLNRSQHYIQLVLEIYKRIPNSRKITAKEIQQQLSEVGIVRSERTIQRNLTDIAQFFDDVDVDMRDKPFGYSRRSRHLLSHGPQEAVLLSLAENYLRYLLPVNLMKTLDTVFNDAKQHLFPTTSNVKERQWLKKVRFVSEGVPLLPPHIDNEIFEKVSYALFHNRYLSLCYTNANLEQKSKEVMPLGLAQQGSRLYLVCRFRGHTNERSLALHRIHKASISTFDFAYPSDFDLERYDLDGRFYFGEGEEIRLSFCIGRESGYHLLETPLSIDQHVELIDGGYQVTATVIDSLQLDRWLRGFGDEVWSITKEECTTKIA
- a CDS encoding DUF2787 family protein translates to MSILNFTPSVLPVSNKLLTLLNQHCHASMESTQSTSYALSIHFRDKSYSAEEGGYHPVEIGLNIVNGKTIDILYITDFAYMGNYYPELERCIDFDFGNQVAFTVATGWQSIRSPGIDELYQMWEQNFLQYVEWECYDDIQISH
- a CDS encoding inovirus Gp2 family protein; its protein translation is MNNNSTDKRYIGGMLLSCNSNNGPLDDSYLASIKRTFDYALSQYPRTLLMRFDLHYPDGYSNANVTGKQITKFRESFKAIMCAYLKRKSHNRHSDPRFIWCREIVTSAYPHYHVAVLLNGDVFKGVGPYDDIKGEYISGMIAKAWASATGLSVEQASRAIYFPNNGTYEINRRDNTETFYNQYNQAFYRVSYLAKLESKLFGNRGRNFDSSRH
- a CDS encoding type I restriction-modification system subunit M, yielding MTSLEQRRELQRQIWAIANDVRGSVDGWDFKQYVLGTLFYRFISENFVDYITGGDDSIDYAAMNDNDENILAAQDDAIRTKGYFIFPSQLFSNVAANAHKNENLNTDLAAIFAAIENSANGYDSEKDIKGLFADFDTTSNRLGNTVEAKNKRLSAVLKRVSALNFGSFEDNQIDLFGDAYEFLISNYAANAGKSGGEFFTPQNVSKLIAQLAMHGQNRVNKIYDPACGSGSLLLQAKKHFDNHIIEEGFFGQELNHTTYNLARMNMFLHNINYDKFDIQLGDTLIEPHFLDDKPFDAIVSNPPYSVKWRGSDDPTLINDDRFAPAGVLAPKSKADFAFVLHALSYLSSKGRAAIVCFPGIFYRGGAEQKIRQYLVDNNYVETVISLAPNLFFGTTIAVNILVLSKHKTDTTTQFIDASGLFKKETNNNVLTDQHIEDIIKVFASKENVDHLAKSVDLDVIAGNSYNLSVSSYVEAKDNRELVNIAELNTELKTTVAKIEALRSDIDAIVAEIEGEEVEV
- a CDS encoding DUF2787 family protein, whose translation is MIQKTSGELELLDGFHRALLLVVQRYSIPPQAQRMVLNCRQKRYYQTGQGLHPIEIQFRRTSASEDWQVVCLASFSYSENKPSEMEPELYFHLFNLWCYQPDSGAASLAHPQVKALLDTWLNALSRHLTQSLFDDIQLSMIQTFDEHHS
- a CDS encoding YkvA family protein; its protein translation is MQDTQHQEHYSEQSFWDTLKRYAKKAGREVIETALILYYCAKDSDTPRWAKTAILSALGYFVLPIDAIPDVLVGVGYSDDIGVLMAALTSVGAHVKQEHKQEAKQQLEVWLD
- a CDS encoding GTPase family protein — its product is MSEQHDLFTTLESEIRQASLNERTRTKLLDNLKQMRATELNILITGATGAGKSSTINALFDMGVAEVGIGCEPHTQGVTQYRLNNLILWDSPGLGDGLEEDKRHARLLKHALRARDEQNRFVIDLVLVILDGGSRDLGTPITLINDVLIPALGEEAQHRLIIAINQADNALKGNQSWDYESNTPTPVSKTYLETMVRSVHRRVLRATGVYLKPVYYVAGHSDGLVKQRPYNLSKLLYLIVERLPKNKRLLLANRTLSPRHENWKDNDASDYNKKNSLSLWEAIFDTTTQGAQYGEEIGSVFGATGKHLGKIIGGALGACLGSLRYIFGW
- a CDS encoding helix-turn-helix transcriptional regulator; protein product: MRLIRLKEVLDNTGLSRAYMYKLMAEGKFPKSVSLGFRSVAWVESEVQDWILERVAERDERLGLPMLEQEAVA